The Microbacterium luteum genome includes a region encoding these proteins:
- a CDS encoding heme ABC transporter ATP-binding protein has translation MTAAAIAARHVTYRVGSTTILDDVSIEVAYGRLLALVGPNGAGKSSLLRVLTGDAHPAPGEVLMDGAPMRALSPRELSRRRAVLPQENQVAFAFTAREVIEMGRSPWIGTDRADLDVDVMSRAIHRADVGHLLDREVPSLSGGERARVSLARVLAQDTAVVMLDEPTAALDLRHQEDVLSTARDLARDGRAVVVVLHDLSLAAAYADDVAMVDRGSVVAHGSPQTVLTGDRVEEIYGTPVRVAADHDTGRPLILPRRTVG, from the coding sequence ATGACCGCCGCGGCGATCGCCGCGCGGCACGTCACGTATCGCGTCGGGTCGACGACCATCCTCGACGACGTGTCCATCGAGGTCGCGTACGGGCGCCTTCTCGCGCTCGTCGGGCCCAACGGCGCGGGCAAGTCGTCGCTCCTGCGTGTGCTCACCGGTGACGCGCATCCCGCCCCTGGCGAGGTGCTGATGGATGGCGCGCCGATGCGCGCCCTGTCTCCGCGCGAGCTCTCCCGCCGGCGTGCGGTTCTGCCGCAGGAGAATCAGGTGGCCTTCGCGTTCACGGCCCGCGAGGTGATCGAGATGGGCCGCTCTCCCTGGATCGGCACGGATCGCGCCGACCTCGACGTCGACGTGATGAGCCGGGCGATCCATCGTGCTGACGTCGGCCATCTGCTCGACCGCGAAGTGCCCTCGCTGTCCGGGGGCGAACGAGCTCGCGTCTCGCTGGCACGCGTGCTTGCGCAGGACACGGCCGTGGTGATGCTCGATGAGCCGACTGCCGCTCTGGATCTGAGGCATCAGGAGGACGTGCTCAGCACCGCGCGGGATCTCGCCCGGGATGGCCGGGCCGTCGTGGTCGTGCTGCACGATCTCTCCCTCGCGGCCGCCTACGCGGACGATGTCGCGATGGTCGACCGTGGATCGGTGGTGGCGCACGGATCTCCGCAGACGGTGCTGACGGGGGATCGGGTCGAGGAGATCTACGGTACGCCGGTGCGCGTAGCGGCCGACCACGATACGGGGCGGCCGCTCATCCTGCCGCGGCGAACGGTCGGCTGA
- a CDS encoding HtaA domain-containing protein — translation MRSARSTPSPRPIGPAHAAGPARRVRVVLASALATSVGALTAVAAAPAATAATTPTPEATTCQVVEAHASWGFKESFRSYISGSIAHGEWETSGDVSYATPEFLFASSAGEVSSDGSAGTVPVDGGIHFTGHDGLLDTTVENPSLVIVDAATAQIVVDITGVSMEDAMAGDATAETLTEVGFVEVDLGGMTVTTDGDSVTLAVEDAPTAITEDGFAAFGSYEPGTAFDPLSFTIVAECPAAASPTPEPSTSTVDAAAVDVDPPAATADNASWLVWTGIGAVIAAAATAAVVVPRRRRRGGDSEVAP, via the coding sequence GTGCGCTCTGCCCGTTCGACCCCCTCTCCCCGCCCCATCGGACCCGCGCACGCCGCCGGCCCCGCCCGCCGGGTCCGTGTCGTCCTGGCTTCCGCCCTCGCGACATCCGTTGGCGCTCTCACCGCGGTCGCCGCGGCGCCCGCCGCGACCGCGGCGACGACGCCGACCCCGGAGGCGACCACCTGTCAGGTCGTCGAGGCCCACGCGTCATGGGGGTTCAAGGAGTCCTTCCGGTCCTACATCTCGGGATCGATCGCGCACGGTGAATGGGAGACCTCGGGGGACGTGTCCTACGCCACGCCGGAGTTCCTCTTCGCGTCATCGGCGGGTGAGGTCTCCTCCGACGGTTCTGCCGGGACGGTCCCGGTCGACGGCGGCATCCACTTCACCGGCCACGACGGGCTTCTCGACACGACGGTCGAGAACCCTTCGCTCGTCATCGTCGACGCCGCCACGGCGCAGATCGTCGTCGACATCACCGGCGTCTCGATGGAAGATGCGATGGCCGGAGACGCCACCGCTGAGACGCTGACCGAGGTCGGCTTCGTCGAGGTCGACCTCGGGGGGATGACCGTGACCACCGACGGCGACAGCGTCACCCTCGCGGTCGAGGATGCTCCGACAGCGATCACCGAAGACGGGTTCGCCGCGTTCGGCAGCTACGAGCCGGGTACCGCCTTCGATCCGCTGAGCTTCACCATCGTCGCCGAGTGCCCGGCCGCCGCCTCTCCGACCCCCGAGCCCAGCACGTCGACCGTTGACGCCGCCGCAGTCGACGTCGATCCGCCGGCGGCGACCGCCGACAACGCCTCGTGGCTCGTGTGGACCGGCATCGGCGCGGTGATCGCGGCGGCGGCGACGGCTGCCGTCGTCGTGCCGCGCCGCCGTCGTCGCGGAGGCGATTCCGAGGTGGCCCCGTGA
- a CDS encoding HtaA domain-containing protein has product MRARWRALASVLIAALIASASIVGVALPAHAAVGVSVPEAPREGGTVTVSGSGFDPSGFGIYLGLRVVGAAEDTYTVWIDDTNTTGEIPGLGATAPMNADGSFAVEVPVPAFAEGVSYAIVTRAAHGVQDPTQASTTPVAYAAAPEPEPTVDPEPEPTTEPEPEPTVDPTPEPTVDPTPEPTPTTSPTPEPKPVVPTLSVSQVTDLDPEGATITVTGEGYSTEALAIYGPSAGQPAGVYAQVGWLADTWRPSEGAASSDRSNAYSVWVQGANEVAPYVKWTDNGDGTADFVWEVTIDQEALAEEEIPGGRLAVFTVGAGGVVQAVNELAVDIAFAEPEPEPEPVGPTLTVAPDADLDPAVENILTVSGEGYEGAGAVNGVYVLFGETAVWSGETPLPSDGWITQGWVMPAQIVDGAFTTTVTVPAGSMETGVDYQVATSAAHGLSQTDRSMDAFAAVTVAEPTEPYIAFQGGSTVRQGEELTITAGGLEAGSTVTATAFSDPVVIGSQTVTDSGRASFAWTVPADFPVGEHRIELSAAGEVIVSAPFVVESAAQLPTVDADPVAADTADACVARDVSGATLQWSVKESFRSYIDGPIANGSYSIGWGAGSGAYSTETDRGLVSYGGSATFTGHDGLLDLTISSPRIQVHSATSASLIVDVQSAGYNGSSDVNASGVVFASLSLPAAAESGSQVSWTGAAATLTAAGAEAFAGFYEAGTALDPVSFAFPLGAEVECDSTTDGSLAATGGEQQGGLAWAALGMLIAGAALVVARRRTAASVR; this is encoded by the coding sequence GTGCGTGCACGTTGGCGCGCTCTGGCGAGCGTTCTCATCGCCGCCCTCATCGCCTCCGCCTCCATCGTCGGCGTCGCCCTTCCCGCGCACGCCGCGGTCGGTGTCTCCGTTCCCGAGGCTCCCCGAGAGGGCGGCACGGTGACGGTGAGCGGTTCAGGATTCGATCCGTCGGGGTTCGGCATCTACCTGGGTCTGCGCGTCGTCGGAGCGGCTGAAGACACCTACACCGTCTGGATCGACGACACGAACACCACGGGAGAGATCCCCGGGTTGGGTGCCACGGCTCCGATGAACGCCGACGGCTCCTTCGCCGTCGAGGTGCCCGTTCCCGCCTTCGCCGAGGGTGTGTCGTACGCGATCGTCACGCGCGCGGCGCACGGTGTCCAGGACCCGACGCAGGCGTCGACGACGCCCGTCGCGTACGCCGCGGCGCCTGAGCCGGAGCCGACCGTGGATCCCGAACCCGAGCCGACGACGGAGCCAGAGCCGGAGCCGACCGTCGACCCGACGCCGGAGCCCACGGTCGACCCGACGCCGGAGCCCACTCCGACGACCTCTCCGACGCCGGAGCCGAAGCCGGTTGTGCCGACGCTGAGTGTGTCGCAGGTGACGGATCTGGATCCGGAGGGTGCGACGATCACCGTCACGGGTGAGGGGTACAGCACGGAGGCGCTGGCGATCTACGGACCTTCCGCTGGTCAGCCCGCCGGTGTGTATGCGCAGGTCGGTTGGCTTGCTGACACGTGGCGTCCGTCGGAGGGTGCGGCTTCGTCCGACCGTTCGAACGCGTACTCGGTGTGGGTGCAGGGTGCCAACGAGGTAGCGCCGTATGTGAAGTGGACCGATAACGGAGACGGCACCGCCGATTTCGTGTGGGAGGTCACGATCGACCAGGAGGCTCTCGCGGAGGAGGAGATCCCGGGTGGGCGCCTGGCCGTCTTCACCGTCGGTGCCGGTGGTGTCGTTCAGGCAGTCAACGAGCTCGCCGTCGACATCGCCTTCGCCGAGCCCGAGCCCGAGCCCGAGCCGGTCGGACCGACGCTGACGGTCGCTCCGGATGCGGATCTCGACCCGGCCGTGGAGAACATCCTCACGGTGAGCGGCGAGGGGTACGAGGGTGCGGGCGCCGTCAACGGCGTCTACGTGCTCTTCGGCGAGACCGCCGTGTGGTCAGGCGAGACGCCGCTGCCGAGCGATGGGTGGATCACCCAGGGATGGGTCATGCCCGCTCAGATCGTCGACGGTGCCTTCACGACGACGGTGACCGTTCCTGCGGGATCGATGGAGACCGGGGTGGACTACCAGGTGGCGACGAGCGCGGCGCACGGCCTCTCGCAGACCGACCGGTCGATGGATGCCTTCGCGGCCGTGACCGTCGCCGAGCCGACGGAGCCGTACATCGCCTTCCAGGGCGGCTCGACCGTCCGCCAGGGCGAGGAGCTGACCATCACGGCGGGCGGGCTCGAGGCCGGGAGCACGGTCACCGCGACCGCGTTCTCCGACCCGGTCGTGATCGGGTCGCAGACGGTGACCGACTCCGGCCGTGCCTCGTTCGCGTGGACCGTGCCTGCGGACTTCCCGGTCGGCGAGCACCGCATCGAACTCTCCGCGGCGGGAGAGGTGATCGTCTCGGCTCCCTTCGTGGTCGAATCGGCCGCCCAGCTGCCGACGGTCGACGCGGACCCGGTCGCCGCCGACACAGCCGATGCCTGCGTGGCGCGCGACGTCTCCGGAGCGACCCTGCAGTGGAGCGTGAAGGAGAGCTTCCGGTCCTACATCGACGGTCCGATCGCGAACGGCTCGTACTCGATCGGGTGGGGAGCGGGATCGGGCGCCTACAGCACCGAGACCGACCGCGGACTCGTCTCGTACGGCGGATCGGCCACCTTCACCGGCCACGACGGACTTCTGGACCTGACGATCTCCAGCCCGCGCATCCAGGTGCACAGTGCGACCTCCGCGTCGTTGATCGTCGACGTGCAGTCGGCGGGCTACAACGGCAGCTCTGACGTGAACGCATCGGGCGTGGTCTTCGCTTCGCTGTCGTTGCCGGCGGCAGCGGAGTCCGGGTCCCAGGTCAGCTGGACGGGCGCCGCCGCCACCCTCACGGCCGCCGGCGCAGAGGCCTTCGCCGGCTTCTACGAGGCGGGCACGGCGCTCGACCCGGTGTCGTTCGCCTTCCCGCTGGGGGCGGAGGTCGAGTGCGACTCGACCACCGATGGAAGCCTCGCTGCCACGGGTGGCGAGCAGCAGGGCGGTCTCGCGTGGGCGGCCCTCGGAATGCTGATCGCCGGCGCCGCTCTGGTGGTCGCCCGCCGCCGCACGGCCGCATCCGTGCGATGA
- the purM gene encoding phosphoribosylformylglycinamidine cyclo-ligase: protein MKSAVRRTHGPEVLGGVGGFAGLFDASAIREYRRPLLATSTDGVGTKVAIAQAIDKHDTIGIDLVGMVVDDIVVVGAKPLFMTDYIACGKVVPERIADIVAGIAHGCSETGTALVGGETAEHPGLLGPADYDVAGAATGVVEADAVLGAERVRPGDVVLALASSGLHSNGYSLVRHIVSGAGLQYGDRAADFGDATWGDVLLEPTRLYTRPLLDAIAETGDAVHALSHVTGGGIAANVARVLPQGTWVDIDRSTWAPPAVFQVLADLGDLDLAATEGTWNLGVGVVAVVAADRAEQTASALTRSGIATWQIGVVEDGERPEGDYEQGAKGVDGGAVRLVGAFGDAVFTNGDA from the coding sequence ATGAAGTCCGCCGTCCGACGCACCCACGGTCCCGAGGTGCTCGGCGGTGTCGGCGGATTCGCGGGGCTGTTCGACGCCTCCGCGATCCGCGAGTACCGTCGCCCGCTGCTGGCGACGAGCACCGACGGCGTCGGCACGAAGGTCGCGATCGCGCAGGCGATCGACAAGCACGACACGATCGGCATCGACCTCGTCGGCATGGTCGTCGACGACATCGTCGTGGTGGGCGCGAAACCGCTCTTCATGACCGACTACATCGCGTGCGGCAAGGTCGTGCCCGAGCGCATCGCCGACATCGTCGCGGGCATCGCGCACGGCTGCTCCGAGACCGGCACCGCTCTGGTCGGCGGCGAGACCGCGGAACACCCGGGGCTGCTCGGCCCCGCCGACTACGACGTCGCGGGAGCGGCCACCGGCGTCGTCGAAGCGGATGCGGTGCTCGGCGCAGAGCGCGTGCGCCCCGGCGACGTCGTGCTCGCGCTCGCCTCGAGCGGCCTGCACTCCAACGGATACAGCCTCGTGCGGCACATCGTCTCCGGAGCGGGCCTGCAGTACGGCGACCGCGCCGCCGACTTCGGAGACGCCACCTGGGGCGACGTGCTGCTGGAGCCGACGCGGCTGTACACGCGGCCGCTCCTCGACGCCATCGCCGAGACCGGCGACGCCGTGCATGCTCTGAGCCACGTCACCGGCGGCGGGATCGCCGCCAACGTCGCACGCGTGCTGCCGCAGGGCACGTGGGTCGACATCGACCGCTCGACCTGGGCACCGCCGGCGGTCTTCCAGGTGCTCGCCGACCTCGGCGACCTCGACCTCGCCGCCACCGAGGGAACGTGGAACCTCGGCGTCGGGGTCGTCGCCGTGGTCGCGGCCGACCGCGCCGAGCAGACGGCATCCGCCCTCACCCGTTCCGGGATCGCCACGTGGCAGATCGGCGTCGTCGAAGACGGCGAGCGCCCCGAGGGCGACTACGAGCAGGGCGCCAAGGGCGTCGACGGCGGTGCCGTGCGCCTGGTCGGCGCCTTCGGCGACGCCGTCTTCACGAACGGAGACGCGTAA
- a CDS encoding zinc-binding alcohol dehydrogenase → MNAGGPDWRVREDASRPVLLALYLRQALGIRSPDELPALRGVPSVVPPMPDERHLRLEREWREYWAMTVEPQAHPSTVPLDLVEDFETLLALPVEGSDVLRRAVVPHAEAALAYSQSAAERYRHASASGTHSAYRAYASAIAEHERQVGRRAHSFELNVQVLPLTQRGVWWIGSLTIAVTDGLRGDVAAFDAAIHPIIAELA, encoded by the coding sequence ATGAACGCCGGGGGGCCGGACTGGAGGGTTCGCGAAGACGCGAGCCGGCCGGTGCTGCTCGCGCTCTACCTGCGCCAGGCGCTCGGCATCCGCTCGCCCGATGAGCTCCCCGCGCTGCGGGGCGTGCCGAGCGTCGTTCCGCCGATGCCGGATGAGCGCCATCTGCGCCTCGAACGCGAGTGGCGGGAGTACTGGGCGATGACGGTCGAGCCGCAGGCGCATCCCTCGACCGTTCCGCTGGATCTCGTCGAAGACTTCGAGACCCTCCTGGCGCTGCCGGTCGAAGGCAGCGACGTGCTGCGACGCGCGGTGGTCCCGCACGCGGAGGCGGCGCTGGCGTATTCGCAATCCGCGGCCGAGCGGTACCGCCATGCGTCGGCCAGCGGCACGCACTCCGCCTACCGCGCCTACGCCAGCGCGATCGCCGAGCACGAGAGGCAGGTGGGACGGCGTGCGCATTCCTTCGAATTGAACGTGCAGGTGCTCCCGCTCACGCAGCGCGGCGTGTGGTGGATCGGATCGCTCACGATCGCGGTGACCGATGGACTGCGGGGGGATGTCGCCGCGTTCGACGCGGCCATCCATCCGATCATCGCCGAGCTGGCCTGA
- a CDS encoding FecCD family ABC transporter permease, with the protein MTAPAATTPAATARRVRRSVVIGSGLLLLVIGIVLSAGIGQLPIGPPEVVGSLLRAAGIDNAWAPVDPLIEQTLWQIRLPRVVMSVAVGALLAVAGAVMQAIFANPLAEPGVVGVSSGAAVGAAIAITIGATAFGSWGSALFAFAGGLAATLVVYAAARSQGRTEAVTLLLTGIAVNAFAGAALALLMFVGDTASREQIIFWQLGSMNGTRWSEVAITVVVGTAAAAATIGLARRYDLLALGDRTAAHLGVKIERLRLVSIVLVALLTGVAVAFVGIIAFVGLVVPHVARMLLGPSNRVLLPVSLIGGATMLVYADLLARTIVPAADLPIGVLTSLIGGPFFFWLIRRNRRRAGGWA; encoded by the coding sequence GTGACCGCTCCCGCGGCGACCACTCCGGCCGCTACCGCGCGTCGTGTGCGTCGGAGCGTCGTCATCGGATCAGGACTGCTGCTGCTGGTCATCGGCATCGTGCTTTCGGCCGGCATCGGGCAGCTGCCGATCGGCCCCCCGGAGGTGGTCGGATCGCTGTTGCGCGCCGCCGGGATCGACAACGCCTGGGCGCCGGTGGACCCGCTCATCGAGCAGACGCTCTGGCAGATCCGGCTCCCTCGCGTGGTGATGTCGGTCGCGGTCGGCGCGCTCCTCGCCGTTGCCGGGGCCGTGATGCAGGCGATCTTCGCCAATCCGCTGGCCGAGCCCGGCGTCGTCGGTGTCTCCTCGGGCGCCGCCGTCGGTGCGGCGATCGCCATCACGATCGGCGCGACGGCCTTCGGCTCCTGGGGCAGCGCGCTCTTCGCGTTCGCCGGCGGACTCGCGGCCACGCTCGTCGTCTATGCCGCGGCGCGCTCGCAGGGGCGCACCGAGGCCGTCACCCTGCTGCTCACCGGAATCGCCGTGAACGCGTTCGCGGGAGCGGCGCTGGCTCTGCTCATGTTCGTCGGCGACACCGCCTCGCGGGAGCAGATCATCTTCTGGCAGCTCGGATCGATGAACGGCACCCGGTGGTCGGAGGTGGCGATCACGGTCGTCGTGGGCACGGCGGCCGCGGCCGCCACGATCGGCCTCGCGCGGCGGTACGACCTTCTCGCGCTCGGCGATCGCACCGCGGCGCACCTCGGCGTGAAGATCGAGAGGCTGCGTCTGGTCTCGATCGTGCTGGTGGCTCTCCTCACCGGTGTCGCGGTCGCGTTCGTTGGCATCATCGCGTTCGTCGGCCTCGTCGTGCCGCATGTCGCCCGCATGCTCCTGGGTCCCTCGAACCGGGTCCTGCTTCCGGTGTCGTTGATCGGAGGCGCGACGATGCTCGTCTACGCCGACCTCCTCGCCCGCACCATCGTGCCCGCGGCCGACCTGCCGATCGGCGTTCTCACCTCGCTCATCGGCGGCCCCTTCTTCTTCTGGCTCATCCGCCGCAACCGGCGCCGCGCTGGAGGATGGGCATGA
- a CDS encoding sterol carrier family protein, which produces MARKITTDEGRAALAAVSGAAAAGGEPVRADLGTGVRYLLQLLAEKAPGNSVEVRVPPFGAVQVVEGPRHTRGTPPNVVEMTPATWIALATGESTWSDVAGTAQLSASGTRAREIAALLPLRP; this is translated from the coding sequence ATGGCTCGGAAGATCACGACGGATGAAGGCCGCGCCGCGCTCGCGGCTGTGAGCGGCGCCGCGGCGGCCGGCGGCGAACCCGTCCGCGCCGACCTCGGCACCGGCGTGCGTTACCTGCTGCAGTTGCTCGCCGAGAAGGCGCCGGGGAACTCCGTCGAGGTGCGCGTGCCGCCGTTCGGCGCCGTCCAGGTCGTGGAAGGTCCGCGCCACACCCGAGGAACTCCGCCGAACGTCGTCGAAATGACGCCCGCCACGTGGATCGCCCTGGCGACGGGAGAGTCGACATGGTCGGATGTCGCCGGCACCGCGCAGCTGAGCGCGTCGGGCACGCGTGCCCGGGAGATCGCCGCTCTGCTTCCGCTCCGGCCCTGA
- a CDS encoding potassium transporter Trk — MDEKLTVRRAPKYGVFLALGAALGILAAMILTFSFSGTFDESPNTGLVYDQGQVFGFLLLICIPVGLAVTGGLALILDRTVGRRTRSVRVDHTVDHDDE; from the coding sequence ATGGACGAGAAGCTCACCGTGCGCCGCGCGCCCAAGTACGGCGTGTTCCTCGCCCTCGGCGCGGCCCTCGGCATCCTCGCCGCGATGATCCTCACCTTCTCGTTCAGCGGAACGTTCGACGAGAGCCCGAACACCGGGCTCGTCTACGACCAGGGGCAGGTCTTCGGCTTCCTCCTGCTGATCTGCATTCCCGTCGGTCTCGCCGTGACGGGAGGCCTCGCGCTCATCCTGGACCGCACGGTCGGACGCCGCACCCGGTCGGTGCGCGTCGATCACACGGTCGACCACGACGACGAATAG
- the purD gene encoding phosphoribosylamine--glycine ligase has translation MKILVLGSGAREHAIILALRSEQAAHDILAAPGNAGMGRDATLVSLDPNDPVAVTTFAMENAVDLVVIGPEAPLVAGVADALRERGIPVFGPGAAAAQLEGSKAFAKRVMDAAGVPTGRAVRAATPDEVEAALDDLGSPHVVKADGLAAGKGVIVTGDRDAALAHAAQYLPSGPVLVEEFLAGPEVSLFFLSDGDHVLPLSPAQDFKRLADDDAGPNTGGMGAYSPLPWLADGFGGEDAFVDLVTREIAEPVIRQLDAEGTPFIGLLYAGLILTDTGVKVIEFNARFGDPETQVVLPRLADPLSELLLAAASGHLEDHDRPSFSDAATVTVVIASEGYPASPATGRTLSGLDRAEALDGVHLAHAATALHDGEFLATGGRVLSVVGVGSSLADARDRVYRGVDAIGLEGGQHRRDIAARAADA, from the coding sequence GTGAAGATCCTCGTTCTCGGCTCGGGTGCCCGCGAGCACGCCATCATCCTCGCTCTCCGGTCCGAGCAGGCCGCGCACGACATCCTTGCTGCGCCGGGGAATGCCGGCATGGGGCGTGACGCCACTCTGGTCAGCCTCGACCCGAACGATCCCGTCGCGGTGACCACGTTCGCCATGGAGAACGCCGTCGACCTGGTCGTCATCGGCCCTGAGGCGCCCCTCGTGGCGGGCGTCGCCGACGCACTCCGCGAGCGCGGCATCCCCGTCTTCGGTCCGGGCGCCGCCGCCGCGCAGCTGGAGGGCTCGAAGGCCTTCGCCAAGCGGGTGATGGATGCCGCCGGCGTGCCGACCGGCCGCGCCGTGCGCGCCGCCACGCCGGACGAGGTCGAGGCCGCCCTCGACGACCTCGGCTCGCCGCACGTCGTGAAGGCCGACGGACTCGCCGCGGGCAAGGGCGTCATCGTCACCGGCGACCGCGACGCCGCCCTCGCCCACGCCGCGCAGTATCTCCCGAGCGGGCCGGTGCTCGTCGAGGAGTTCCTGGCCGGCCCCGAGGTCTCGCTGTTCTTCCTGTCCGACGGCGACCACGTACTACCGCTCAGCCCGGCACAGGACTTCAAGCGCCTCGCCGACGACGACGCCGGTCCCAACACCGGCGGCATGGGCGCCTACTCACCACTGCCGTGGCTGGCCGACGGCTTCGGCGGCGAAGACGCCTTCGTCGACCTCGTCACCCGCGAGATCGCCGAGCCCGTCATCCGCCAGCTCGATGCCGAGGGTACGCCGTTCATCGGGCTTCTGTACGCGGGCCTCATCCTCACCGACACGGGTGTGAAGGTGATCGAATTCAATGCGCGGTTCGGCGACCCCGAGACGCAGGTCGTGCTTCCGCGCCTCGCCGATCCGCTGTCGGAGCTGCTGCTGGCCGCGGCGTCGGGACACCTCGAGGACCACGACCGCCCGTCGTTCTCGGATGCCGCGACGGTCACCGTCGTGATCGCGAGCGAGGGGTATCCCGCATCCCCGGCGACCGGACGCACACTGTCAGGCCTCGACCGGGCCGAAGCCCTCGACGGGGTGCACCTCGCCCACGCCGCGACCGCGCTGCACGACGGCGAATTCCTCGCCACCGGCGGACGCGTGCTGAGCGTCGTCGGCGTCGGGTCGTCACTGGCAGACGCGCGCGATCGCGTCTACCGCGGCGTCGACGCGATCGGCCTTGAGGGCGGCCAGCACCGCCGCGACATCGCCGCACGCGCCGCCGACGCCTGA
- a CDS encoding heme/hemin ABC transporter substrate-binding protein, which produces MRRRATVMLLGVLLIVTGCATAPSAADETVTASAQVPLSDVVPLADPRAWTGESTAVIDEAEIVPVVESPSQELPAEVVSHDLGGDTDVVVSDTSRVVAMDLSGSLAATVWGLGFGETLVGRDVSTTFPGAVDLPVITTDGHSVNAEAVIALAPTLVLTDGSIGPRDVVEQLRDVGITVVFVEESASLDGAAELARDVAAVFGAPEAGELLADRIDAELAEVSAQIARLAPSDPDDRLRMVFLYLRGTAGVYYLFGEESGADTLIEGLGGVDVAGELGWRGMQPLTDEAMVAADPDLILVMTGGIESVGGVDGLLADKPAIALTSAGEHRRFVDMADGQILSFGPRSADVLAALARAIYAPDER; this is translated from the coding sequence GTGAGACGACGCGCGACGGTCATGCTCTTGGGCGTCCTTCTGATCGTCACGGGATGCGCAACCGCGCCTTCCGCTGCGGACGAGACCGTGACGGCCTCCGCCCAGGTGCCGTTGAGCGACGTCGTGCCGCTGGCGGATCCGCGCGCGTGGACGGGGGAGTCCACGGCGGTCATCGACGAGGCGGAGATTGTGCCGGTGGTCGAATCCCCGTCGCAGGAGCTGCCGGCCGAGGTCGTCTCGCACGACCTCGGCGGCGACACCGACGTCGTCGTCTCCGACACGTCGCGCGTGGTCGCGATGGATCTCTCGGGGTCGCTCGCCGCCACCGTGTGGGGCCTCGGCTTCGGTGAGACGCTCGTCGGCCGCGACGTGTCGACGACCTTCCCAGGCGCCGTGGATCTGCCCGTCATCACCACCGACGGCCACAGCGTCAATGCCGAGGCGGTCATCGCCCTGGCGCCCACACTGGTCCTCACCGACGGGAGCATCGGGCCACGGGATGTGGTCGAGCAGCTTCGTGACGTCGGCATCACGGTCGTCTTCGTCGAGGAGTCCGCCTCCCTCGACGGGGCCGCCGAGCTCGCGCGCGACGTCGCTGCGGTGTTCGGTGCCCCCGAAGCCGGAGAGCTCCTGGCCGATCGGATCGACGCCGAGCTCGCCGAGGTGTCCGCCCAGATCGCACGTCTCGCGCCTTCCGATCCGGATGATCGGCTGCGCATGGTGTTCCTCTACCTGCGGGGCACGGCCGGGGTCTACTACCTGTTCGGCGAAGAATCCGGGGCCGACACCCTGATCGAAGGCCTCGGGGGCGTGGATGTGGCCGGAGAACTCGGGTGGCGGGGGATGCAACCGCTCACGGACGAGGCCATGGTCGCCGCCGATCCTGACCTCATCCTCGTCATGACCGGTGGCATCGAATCCGTGGGCGGTGTGGATGGACTGCTCGCCGACAAGCCGGCCATCGCCCTCACCTCAGCCGGCGAGCACCGCCGCTTCGTGGACATGGCCGACGGGCAGATCCTCTCCTTCGGGCCGCGATCGGCCGACGTGCTCGCTGCGCTCGCCCGGGCGATCTACGCCCCGGACGAGCGGTGA